One genomic window of Trichlorobacter lovleyi includes the following:
- a CDS encoding ACT domain-containing protein: MKVEQISIFIENKSGRLAEITRILGEAGINIRALSLADTSDFGILRLIVNEVEKAKAVLKEKGFTVSKTEVVAVEVPDQPGGLSTILQALDRDNTNVEYMYAFVERCGGNAVIIFRFDETDKAIATLTANNFSILAGERLYSM, encoded by the coding sequence ATGAAAGTTGAACAGATCTCAATATTTATAGAAAACAAATCCGGTCGTCTGGCAGAGATCACCCGTATCCTGGGCGAGGCGGGCATTAACATTCGTGCCCTGTCTCTGGCTGATACCTCTGATTTCGGGATTCTGCGTCTGATTGTGAATGAGGTTGAGAAGGCCAAGGCTGTGTTGAAAGAAAAAGGGTTTACCGTCTCCAAAACCGAAGTGGTGGCGGTTGAGGTGCCGGATCAGCCCGGTGGTCTGTCCACTATTTTGCAGGCCCTTGACCGGGATAATACCAATGTGGAATACATGTATGCCTTTGTGGAGCGTTGTGGCGGTAATGCGGTGATCATCTTCCGTTTTGATGAGACTGATAAGGCGATCGCCACATTGACTGCCAATAATTTTAGTATTCTTGCAGGTGAGCGACTCTATTCTATGTAG